A single window of Streptomyces sp. NBC_00464 DNA harbors:
- a CDS encoding slipin family protein: MVQELLIAAVAAVSAGAVYTAAAARVVKQYERGVVLRLGRLRNDVRRPGFTMVLPGVERLRKVNMQIVTMPVPAQDGITRDNVTVRVDAVIYFKVVDAASAVVEVEDYRFAVSQMAQTSLRSIIGKSDLDDLLSNREKLNQGLELMIDSPAVGWGVQIDRVEIKDVSLPETMKRSMARQAEADRERRARVINADAELQASKKLAEAASEMSAQPAALQLRLLQTVVAVAAEKNSTLVLPFPVELLRFLERAQQPTPQQAVQQPQPPQTVPLAPQQAGQPQTVQPAPQPVDGAAPDEHPGDRAANPPSGSAEPAPPSAGPSASPSAAPPASHPGRLRPATPTASASGRPRPTGSKPLASH; this comes from the coding sequence ATGGTCCAGGAGCTCTTGATCGCAGCGGTTGCGGCGGTATCGGCAGGTGCCGTGTACACAGCAGCGGCCGCCCGGGTCGTCAAGCAGTACGAACGGGGCGTGGTGCTCAGGCTCGGCCGGCTCCGCAACGACGTGCGCAGGCCCGGATTCACCATGGTGCTGCCCGGAGTCGAGCGGTTGCGCAAGGTCAACATGCAGATCGTGACCATGCCTGTGCCGGCACAGGACGGGATCACCCGGGACAACGTCACGGTGCGCGTGGACGCGGTCATCTACTTCAAGGTGGTCGACGCGGCGAGCGCGGTCGTCGAGGTGGAGGACTACCGGTTCGCCGTCTCGCAGATGGCACAGACGTCGTTGCGTTCGATCATCGGCAAGAGCGATCTGGACGATCTGCTCTCCAACAGGGAGAAGCTCAACCAGGGTCTGGAGCTGATGATCGACAGCCCCGCGGTCGGGTGGGGTGTGCAGATCGACCGGGTCGAGATCAAGGACGTCTCGCTGCCGGAGACGATGAAACGCTCCATGGCCCGCCAGGCAGAGGCAGACCGTGAGCGCCGGGCCCGGGTCATCAACGCGGACGCGGAACTCCAGGCGTCCAAGAAACTGGCCGAGGCGGCATCGGAGATGTCCGCCCAGCCTGCCGCGTTGCAGCTGAGGCTGTTGCAGACCGTGGTGGCGGTGGCGGCGGAGAAGAACTCCACCCTGGTGCTGCCGTTCCCGGTGGAGCTGCTCCGCTTCCTGGAACGGGCCCAGCAGCCGACGCCGCAGCAGGCCGTCCAGCAACCGCAACCGCCGCAGACCGTCCCGCTGGCGCCACAGCAGGCCGGGCAGCCGCAGACCGTCCAGCCGGCGCCACAGCCCGTGGACGGTGCAGCACCGGACGAGCACCCCGGCGACCGTGCTGCGAACCCGCCGAGTGGTTCGGCGGAGCCCGCACCCCCGTCGGCCGGGCCGTCCGCGTCGCCCTCTGCCGCCCCGCCGGCGTCGCACCCCGGACGCCTGCGCCCCGCCACGCCGACGGCCTCGGCTTCCGGGAGGCCGCGCCCCACGGGATCGAAGCCGCTCGCCAGTCACTGA
- a CDS encoding DEAD/DEAH box helicase: MGIAPPPQDAAVGRLLRCAAVFLPAALPREGRIAFWDPEGHPLPDPGDLRGPGAAVPAGTAGPAGPAEADGSGIRTSEITVVRRHGEQGDVRPSTVPALLLPVTDAVPLLARARNQRSAHPATRCWGAATLHALHLVSRGRMLPGLTADDHDAWRAGPRDAEDIAHLRAVAAAMPAEGYAIPFPDRTPLQVPDPEPLIGSFLDAVADTLPRTPAAAFAMGAPFAAREARHLPGAREWAVEVAAGLDAGVRVSLRLDLSAYELFDTTGADDSADGGATDGRTPPAARHAGAAVTQVHSLADPTYVVDAAALWNGTAGEPFGPRARIDAVLALRRAARVWAPLERLLDQPVPDVLALTEDELQELLGAGGARLSAAGVSVHWPRELARSLTAAAVVRPAPGSATDGTSFFDAEQLFSFNWQLSLGDQKLTEAEMDVLAEAHRPVVRLRDQWVVVDPALVRKARKRELGLLDPVDALAVALTGSAEVDGEQVEAVPVGALAALRARIVEDDTLIAPPPGLDATLRDYQLRGLAWLDRMTSLGLGGCLADDMGLGKTITLIALHLHRAHPAPTLVICPASLLGNWHREINRFAPGVPVRRFHGTDRTLTDPDSGFVLTTYGTMRSSAAELAAHSWGLVVADEAQHVKNPHSSTAKALRTIPSPARVALTGTPVENNLSELWALLDWTTPGLLGPLKAFRARHARIVENTGTAAGIANDEAVERLSRLVRPFLLRRKKSDPGIAPELPPKTETDHPVFLTREQATLYEATVRETMAYIEASEGIARRGLIMKLLASLKQICNHPAQYLKEEPTRLAGRSGKLALLDELLDTILAEDGSVLIFTQYVTMARLLSAHLTSRAIPSQLLHGGTPVPERERMVDRFQSGEVPVFLLSLKAAGTGLNLTRAAHVIHYDRWWNPAVEEQATDRAYRIGQTQPVQVHRLIAEGTVEDRIGEMLLAKRALADAVLGTGESALTELSDRDLADLVSLRRPS; this comes from the coding sequence GTGGGTATCGCACCGCCACCGCAGGACGCTGCCGTCGGCCGCCTGCTGCGCTGTGCCGCGGTCTTCCTGCCCGCTGCGCTCCCGCGCGAGGGGCGTATCGCGTTCTGGGACCCGGAAGGGCACCCGCTGCCCGACCCGGGCGATCTCCGGGGACCCGGTGCCGCGGTCCCGGCGGGCACTGCCGGACCTGCCGGACCTGCCGAGGCGGACGGATCGGGCATCCGGACCTCCGAGATCACGGTCGTCCGGCGCCATGGCGAGCAGGGGGACGTCCGCCCGAGCACCGTGCCCGCTCTACTGCTTCCCGTGACCGACGCCGTGCCCCTGCTGGCCCGTGCCCGCAACCAGCGGTCCGCCCACCCCGCCACCCGCTGCTGGGGTGCCGCCACGCTGCACGCGCTGCACCTGGTGTCCCGCGGCCGGATGCTTCCCGGACTGACCGCCGACGACCACGACGCCTGGCGGGCCGGACCGCGTGACGCCGAGGACATCGCCCACCTGCGAGCCGTCGCCGCGGCCATGCCCGCCGAGGGATACGCGATCCCCTTCCCGGACCGTACACCCCTCCAGGTCCCCGACCCCGAGCCGCTCATCGGCTCCTTCCTCGACGCGGTGGCCGACACCCTGCCCCGGACCCCCGCGGCCGCCTTCGCCATGGGGGCACCGTTCGCGGCCCGGGAAGCCAGGCACCTGCCCGGCGCCCGGGAGTGGGCGGTGGAGGTCGCGGCCGGACTGGACGCGGGCGTACGGGTGTCGCTGCGCCTGGACCTGTCCGCGTACGAGCTCTTCGACACGACCGGCGCCGACGACAGTGCCGACGGCGGCGCGACCGACGGCAGGACACCGCCCGCCGCACGGCATGCCGGCGCCGCCGTCACCCAGGTCCACAGCCTCGCCGACCCCACCTACGTCGTGGACGCGGCCGCCCTGTGGAACGGCACGGCGGGCGAGCCCTTCGGCCCACGCGCCCGGATCGACGCCGTGCTCGCCCTGCGCCGCGCCGCCCGCGTCTGGGCCCCGCTGGAACGACTGCTGGACCAGCCCGTCCCCGACGTACTGGCCCTCACCGAGGACGAGTTGCAGGAACTGCTGGGCGCCGGCGGGGCACGGCTCTCGGCCGCCGGGGTGAGCGTGCACTGGCCGAGGGAGCTGGCCCGCTCCCTCACCGCCGCGGCGGTCGTGCGGCCCGCACCCGGCTCGGCCACCGACGGCACCTCCTTCTTCGACGCCGAACAGCTCTTCAGCTTCAACTGGCAGCTCTCGCTGGGGGACCAGAAGCTGACCGAGGCCGAGATGGACGTGCTCGCGGAGGCACACCGGCCCGTGGTGCGGCTGCGCGACCAGTGGGTCGTCGTCGACCCCGCCCTCGTACGCAAGGCACGCAAGCGGGAGCTGGGTCTGCTCGACCCCGTGGACGCACTCGCCGTCGCCCTGACCGGCAGCGCCGAGGTGGACGGCGAGCAGGTCGAGGCCGTTCCGGTCGGAGCACTGGCCGCGCTGCGCGCCCGCATCGTCGAGGACGACACCCTCATCGCACCGCCGCCCGGTCTCGACGCGACCCTGCGCGACTACCAGCTGCGCGGCCTGGCCTGGCTGGACCGGATGACGTCGCTGGGCCTCGGCGGCTGCCTCGCCGACGACATGGGCCTCGGCAAGACCATCACCCTCATCGCCCTCCATCTGCACCGCGCCCACCCCGCGCCCACCCTGGTCATCTGCCCCGCCTCCCTGCTGGGCAACTGGCACCGGGAGATCAACCGCTTCGCCCCAGGCGTCCCCGTCCGGCGGTTCCACGGCACCGACCGCACCCTTACCGACCCCGACAGCGGCTTCGTCCTCACCACATACGGCACGATGCGCTCCAGCGCAGCCGAACTGGCCGCCCACAGCTGGGGACTCGTCGTCGCCGACGAGGCACAACACGTGAAGAACCCGCACTCCTCCACCGCGAAGGCCCTGCGCACCATCCCGTCCCCGGCCCGGGTCGCCCTGACCGGCACCCCCGTCGAGAACAACCTCTCCGAGCTCTGGGCGCTGCTCGACTGGACCACTCCCGGACTCCTCGGCCCCCTCAAGGCGTTCCGGGCCCGCCACGCCCGCATCGTGGAGAACACCGGAACCGCTGCCGGTATCGCCAACGACGAAGCGGTGGAGCGGCTCTCCCGGCTGGTCCGGCCCTTCCTGCTGCGCCGCAAGAAGTCGGACCCCGGCATCGCCCCCGAGCTGCCGCCCAAGACGGAGACCGACCACCCCGTCTTCCTCACCCGCGAACAGGCCACGCTCTACGAGGCCACCGTGCGCGAGACCATGGCGTACATCGAGGCCTCGGAGGGCATCGCCCGGCGCGGCCTGATCATGAAACTGCTGGCCTCGCTCAAGCAGATCTGCAACCACCCCGCGCAGTATCTGAAGGAAGAACCGACCCGCCTCGCCGGCCGGTCCGGGAAGCTCGCCCTGCTCGACGAACTCCTCGACACGATCCTCGCCGAGGACGGTTCCGTACTCATCTTCACCCAGTACGTGACGATGGCCCGGCTGCTCTCCGCCCATCTCACCTCGCGCGCGATCCCCTCCCAGCTCCTGCACGGCGGCACGCCGGTGCCCGAGCGGGAACGGATGGTGGACCGCTTCCAGTCCGGCGAGGTGCCGGTCTTCCTGCTCTCCCTCAAGGCCGCCGGCACCGGGCTGAACCTCACCAGGGCCGCCCACGTCATCCACTACGACCGGTGGTGGAACCCGGCCGTCGAGGAGCAGGCCACCGACCGCGCCTACCGCATCGGGCAGACCCAGCCGGTCCAGGTGCACCGGCTGATCGCCGAGGGCACCGTCGAGGACCGGATCGGCGAGATGCTCCTGGCCAAGCGGGCGCTGGCCGACGCCGTGCTCGGCACCGGGGAGAGTGCGCTGACCGAGCTCAGCGACCGCGACCTGGCCGACCTCGTTTCCCTGCGGAGGCCGTCATGA
- a CDS encoding DoxX family protein, producing the protein MSEITTAAATSAAPASPSAAAGRRGRGAVALSVARYVLALFLGFSGIAKLIAHESAIESFDRMGWSHGAMYAIGGLETAGAIALLIPVLAGVAAIAFCGLLAGASVVQLTLLDPPNAVMPAALIAVMVLIARDRRGGTAALIAKVRRSA; encoded by the coding sequence ATGTCCGAGATCACGACGGCCGCAGCCACATCCGCCGCTCCCGCATCCCCCTCTGCCGCCGCAGGCCGCCGTGGCCGGGGTGCCGTCGCGCTGAGCGTGGCGCGGTATGTCCTCGCCCTGTTCCTGGGCTTCAGCGGAATCGCCAAGCTGATCGCCCATGAGTCCGCCATCGAGTCGTTCGACCGGATGGGCTGGAGCCACGGCGCGATGTACGCCATCGGAGGGCTGGAGACGGCCGGGGCGATCGCGTTGCTGATCCCGGTCCTTGCCGGGGTGGCGGCCATCGCCTTCTGCGGGCTGCTGGCAGGGGCGTCGGTCGTCCAGCTGACGCTCCTCGACCCGCCGAACGCGGTGATGCCCGCGGCGCTCATCGCGGTGATGGTCCTGATCGCCCGGGACCGCCGGGGCGGAACGGCGGCACTGATCGCGAAGGTCCGCCGCAGTGCGTGA
- a CDS encoding class I SAM-dependent methyltransferase, with protein MSERVVREGYSGTGPGAITPDGCAVELYTRLAVSDEPDVIAAAVPAGSSILELGSGAGRVTHPLVGRGFDVTAVDESAQMLEQVRGARTVCSPIESLDLGDETFDVVMLASFLVHSGDHRVREGLLRTCRRYVRDGGVVLIQREGEDYHVDLPRERVHPAGYTVRIVSSDPVGDGVDSVLCEYEFPDARWTQTFLSRPLSKERFEGFLDEAGLRVDRYLTEDGIWVRAVPK; from the coding sequence ATGAGCGAACGAGTAGTACGGGAAGGCTATTCGGGGACGGGGCCCGGTGCGATCACACCGGACGGCTGCGCGGTCGAGCTGTACACGCGACTGGCCGTCAGCGATGAACCGGACGTGATCGCCGCTGCCGTTCCTGCCGGGTCGAGCATTCTGGAACTGGGCAGCGGGGCAGGCCGGGTGACGCACCCCCTGGTCGGCCGCGGCTTCGACGTCACGGCGGTGGACGAGTCGGCGCAGATGCTGGAGCAGGTGCGTGGCGCGCGCACCGTGTGCAGCCCCATCGAGTCGCTGGACCTCGGTGACGAGACCTTCGACGTGGTCATGCTGGCCTCGTTCCTGGTGCACTCGGGGGACCACCGGGTGCGCGAGGGGCTGCTGCGGACCTGCCGCAGATACGTGCGCGACGGCGGAGTGGTCCTCATCCAGCGCGAGGGCGAGGACTACCACGTCGATCTGCCGCGCGAGCGCGTCCATCCGGCCGGGTACACGGTCCGGATCGTCTCCTCGGATCCGGTCGGCGACGGGGTGGACTCGGTGCTCTGCGAGTACGAGTTCCCGGATGCGCGCTGGACCCAGACCTTCCTCTCGCGGCCGCTGTCGAAGGAGCGGTTCGAGGGTTTTCTGGACGAGGCCGGGCTGCGGGTGGACCGATACCTCACCGAGGACGGGATCTGGGTGCGCGCCGTGCCCAAGTAG
- a CDS encoding ADP-ribosylglycohydrolase family protein — translation MNGTAWRDVAVRRARVRGCLLGGAIGDALGNPVEFLSLAGIRRAHGEQGVQGLTADEDGVVGRVTDDTQMTLFTAEGLIRAHSRAMSRGIGGAGTAVVRHAYLRWLDTQNHPAPPARGGDDLVRTGWLRQQPWLYARRAPGNACLTGLAARHTPDPRGPVGEPGPVNTDSKGCGTVMRSAPFGLTGEDAAESFALAARCAKITHGHPTGAFAAGAFAAIVAHLLEGDSLPGSVLRAMDLLARHPGHEETTAALRGAVELAAQGAPSAEKVESLGAGWVAEEALAIAVYCALVLPEAGQVGESLLLSVNHSGDSDSTGAVCGNLLGARHGDAHLPPEWLVLTEGRAVIAEVADDLSLEFEHAVEWPEGRYPGC, via the coding sequence GTGAACGGCACAGCATGGAGGGACGTCGCAGTCCGCAGGGCCAGGGTCCGCGGGTGTCTGCTGGGCGGGGCGATCGGGGACGCCCTGGGCAACCCGGTGGAGTTCCTGTCCCTCGCCGGCATCCGCCGGGCGCACGGGGAGCAGGGCGTCCAGGGGCTCACCGCCGACGAGGACGGGGTCGTCGGACGCGTCACCGACGACACCCAGATGACGCTCTTCACGGCCGAGGGCCTGATCAGGGCGCACTCCCGGGCCATGTCCAGGGGGATCGGCGGCGCCGGGACGGCGGTCGTCAGGCACGCCTACCTGCGCTGGCTGGACACCCAGAACCATCCCGCGCCGCCGGCCCGAGGAGGGGACGACCTCGTCCGGACCGGATGGCTCAGGCAGCAGCCCTGGCTGTACGCACGCCGGGCCCCCGGAAACGCCTGCCTGACCGGTCTCGCGGCTCGGCACACCCCCGACCCGCGGGGCCCGGTCGGTGAGCCGGGCCCCGTCAACACCGATTCCAAGGGCTGCGGCACGGTCATGCGCTCCGCACCCTTCGGGCTGACCGGCGAGGACGCGGCCGAGAGCTTCGCGCTCGCCGCCCGGTGCGCGAAGATCACCCACGGCCATCCCACCGGCGCCTTTGCCGCAGGGGCGTTCGCGGCGATCGTCGCCCATCTGCTGGAGGGCGACTCCCTGCCGGGGTCCGTCCTGCGGGCCATGGACCTTCTCGCCCGCCACCCCGGGCACGAGGAGACGACCGCCGCCCTGCGCGGCGCCGTCGAGCTGGCCGCGCAGGGCGCGCCGAGCGCCGAGAAGGTGGAGTCGCTCGGCGCGGGCTGGGTGGCAGAGGAGGCCCTGGCCATCGCCGTGTACTGCGCCCTGGTCCTGCCGGAGGCCGGCCAGGTCGGCGAGTCGCTGCTCCTCTCGGTCAACCACTCGGGAGACAGCGACTCCACCGGCGCGGTCTGCGGCAATCTGCTCGGCGCCCGCCACGGCGACGCACACCTCCCGCCCGAGTGGCTGGTACTGACCGAGGGGCGGGCCGTGATCGCCGAGGTGGCCGACGATCTGTCCCTGGAGTTCGAGCACGCGGTCGAGTGGCCTGAGGGCCGCTACCCGGGGTGCTGA
- a CDS encoding PucR family transcriptional regulator — protein sequence MDRSADAQRPLRIGGRPVAAQLRARAPALTSRVVARLLRDLPVYAELPHEEIAGDIADIVQHNLRLFADVVEHRRPATDTELAQQRDSAAQRAEEGVPLDAILTAYQVGIGMCWEETAQDAGPGDLPTVLEIMNRIMVLQQQLTSAVSGAYLEARQILDSQEHGGRHALMAALLTGEDLERFARRTGLRPAARYLTMTLALGPHDDEVAQVPGPGTGVAARRKIRRIRTALDRFAGTPALTALDETGGTVLLPVAETPPWSGPGGLCDLVAEATRAAGVPVVAAAETTEPGAVPAAVARNAEIVALVARTGRPAGLYRLADVLLEYQLSRPSEALNGLARLLLPLEAKPELLHTLETYLAHGLDRRAAAAALHVHPNTVDYRIRRIGRLTGLSPARPTDLQHLSAALVARRSV from the coding sequence ATGGACCGGAGTGCCGATGCGCAGCGGCCGCTGCGCATCGGCGGCCGCCCGGTGGCGGCCCAGTTGCGGGCCCGTGCCCCCGCTCTGACCTCCCGCGTCGTCGCCCGGCTGCTCAGAGATCTGCCGGTCTACGCGGAACTGCCGCACGAGGAGATCGCGGGCGACATCGCGGACATCGTGCAGCACAATCTGCGGCTCTTCGCCGATGTCGTCGAACACCGCAGACCCGCCACCGACACCGAACTGGCCCAGCAGCGTGACTCGGCGGCCCAGCGGGCCGAGGAGGGCGTGCCGCTGGACGCCATCCTCACCGCGTACCAGGTGGGCATCGGGATGTGCTGGGAGGAGACCGCGCAGGACGCCGGACCCGGAGACCTGCCGACCGTACTGGAGATCATGAACCGCATCATGGTGCTCCAGCAGCAGCTGACCTCCGCGGTGAGCGGGGCCTATCTGGAGGCCCGGCAGATCCTGGACAGCCAGGAACACGGCGGCCGGCACGCCCTGATGGCGGCCCTGCTGACGGGTGAGGACCTGGAGCGTTTCGCCCGGCGCACCGGACTGCGCCCGGCCGCCCGGTATCTGACGATGACGCTCGCACTCGGCCCGCACGACGACGAGGTGGCTCAGGTGCCGGGCCCCGGTACGGGAGTGGCGGCCCGCCGCAAGATCCGCCGGATCCGCACGGCCCTGGACCGGTTCGCCGGTACGCCCGCGCTGACCGCTCTCGACGAGACCGGCGGCACGGTCCTGTTGCCCGTCGCCGAGACGCCGCCGTGGAGCGGGCCGGGCGGTCTGTGCGACCTGGTCGCCGAAGCCACCCGGGCCGCGGGGGTCCCGGTCGTCGCGGCGGCGGAGACGACGGAACCGGGGGCGGTGCCGGCCGCCGTGGCCCGTAACGCCGAGATCGTCGCCCTTGTCGCCCGCACCGGACGGCCCGCCGGTCTGTACCGGCTGGCCGACGTCCTGCTGGAGTACCAGCTGAGCAGACCGAGCGAGGCCCTGAACGGGCTGGCGCGGCTGCTCCTTCCCCTGGAGGCGAAACCGGAGCTGCTGCACACGCTGGAGACGTACCTCGCGCACGGTCTGGACCGCAGGGCAGCGGCGGCCGCGCTGCACGTACACCCGAACACCGTCGACTACCGCATCCGCCGCATCGGCCGGCTGACCGGCCTTTCCCCGGCCCGTCCCACCGACCTCCAGCACCTCAGCGCGGCGCTGGTCGCGCGCCGTTCGGTGTGA
- a CDS encoding tyrosine-protein phosphatase codes for MRTHRIAGAAVAAALLAGTALAPSALAAPPAATATAQAAVPFTSAGAVRAADGSHTLSWASPAASVTVTAVTSPDATTGIALGTAPGTGSLTVPAGTLPEAGRWYFRLVPDGGTPLVVADRSLGLASARNFRDIGGYRTTDGRWVRSGLVYRSNKLSSLTDAEQQRLVSQRLTLDVDLRNVQERNDDPDRLPAGVAYKVADVVSLSHGIRFHDSALMTLAEAIAAGLFSGSSDLGQSIGYPFMVNFVGADYAFRDLVTAVATNTSGATVFHCSAGKDRTGWGTAVLLTLLGVPRATVEADFLASNQYTGDPKAVELSWLRAAFAEVDHIYGDFDTYVREGLKLDAATVETLRAKLLTG; via the coding sequence ATGCGTACGCACCGCATAGCCGGAGCCGCCGTCGCGGCCGCCCTCCTCGCCGGTACGGCACTGGCCCCGTCCGCACTCGCCGCACCCCCCGCCGCCACGGCCACCGCGCAGGCCGCGGTCCCGTTCACCTCCGCCGGGGCCGTGCGCGCGGCCGACGGCAGCCACACCCTCTCCTGGGCCTCACCTGCCGCATCGGTGACCGTCACCGCCGTCACCTCGCCCGACGCCACCACCGGGATCGCGCTCGGCACGGCCCCGGGCACCGGCTCACTGACCGTCCCCGCCGGGACGCTCCCGGAGGCCGGCCGCTGGTACTTCCGGCTGGTCCCGGACGGCGGCACCCCCCTCGTCGTCGCCGACCGCTCCCTCGGACTGGCCTCCGCCCGCAATTTCCGCGACATCGGCGGCTACCGCACCACGGACGGGCGCTGGGTCCGCTCCGGCCTGGTCTACCGCTCCAACAAGCTGAGCAGTCTCACCGACGCCGAGCAGCAACGCCTGGTCTCCCAGCGCCTCACCCTGGACGTGGACCTGCGCAACGTCCAGGAGCGCAACGACGACCCGGACCGGCTGCCCGCGGGCGTCGCGTACAAGGTCGCCGACGTCGTCTCGCTCAGCCACGGCATCCGTTTCCACGACTCGGCCCTGATGACGCTGGCCGAGGCCATCGCGGCCGGACTCTTCTCCGGCTCGTCCGACCTCGGCCAGTCCATCGGCTACCCGTTCATGGTCAACTTCGTCGGCGCCGACTACGCGTTCCGTGACCTGGTCACCGCGGTCGCCACGAACACCTCGGGCGCCACGGTCTTCCACTGCAGCGCCGGCAAGGACCGCACCGGCTGGGGTACCGCCGTCCTGCTCACCCTGCTCGGCGTCCCGCGGGCCACCGTCGAGGCGGACTTCCTCGCCAGCAACCAGTACACCGGCGATCCGAAGGCCGTCGAACTGAGCTGGCTGCGCGCGGCGTTCGCCGAGGTGGACCACATCTACGGCGACTTCGACACGTACGTACGAGAGGGGCTGAAGCTCGACGCGGCAACCGTGGAGACGCTGCGGGCCAAGCTGCTGACCGGCTGA
- a CDS encoding SGNH/GDSL hydrolase family protein, protein MAVGTGASGASAAGDDTTSYVALGDSMASGPLIPDITGPVACGRSTHNYAHELAASIGASLRDVTCSGAKSKHMTEKQSLSLLDIPMGSAPPQFDALRADTDLVTLTIGGNDAGLVGIAQDCMTLDPTATPCKDKLTEGGVDQVAQRIAEFAPRLAAVLDGIHQRSPQARVIVTGYGLYIKPGGCWPIQPVLPVDADFLQGSVDRMNTVIAEQSAAHGAEYVDVAAPSKGHDSCQAPSNRWLEGYVPTAAAAPLHPNQQGEAAYARIIGAHLQGS, encoded by the coding sequence ATGGCCGTCGGAACGGGCGCCTCCGGCGCCTCGGCAGCGGGCGACGACACCACGTCGTACGTCGCACTCGGTGACTCGATGGCGTCCGGCCCCCTCATCCCGGACATCACGGGCCCGGTGGCCTGCGGCCGTTCCACGCACAACTACGCACACGAGCTGGCCGCGAGCATCGGCGCCTCACTGCGCGACGTCACCTGCAGCGGGGCCAAGTCCAAGCACATGACGGAGAAGCAGTCGCTCTCCCTGCTCGACATCCCGATGGGCTCGGCGCCGCCCCAGTTCGACGCCCTGCGCGCGGACACCGACCTGGTGACCCTGACGATCGGCGGGAACGACGCCGGTCTGGTCGGCATCGCGCAGGACTGCATGACGCTCGACCCGACCGCCACCCCGTGCAAGGACAAGCTGACCGAGGGCGGGGTGGACCAGGTGGCACAGCGCATCGCGGAGTTCGCACCCCGGCTGGCAGCCGTCCTGGACGGAATCCACCAGCGTTCGCCGCAGGCCCGCGTGATCGTCACGGGTTACGGCCTCTACATCAAGCCGGGCGGCTGCTGGCCGATCCAGCCCGTACTCCCGGTGGACGCCGACTTCCTCCAGGGCAGCGTCGACCGGATGAACACGGTGATCGCCGAACAGAGCGCCGCCCACGGCGCCGAGTACGTCGACGTCGCCGCCCCCAGCAAGGGCCACGACTCCTGCCAGGCGCCGTCGAACAGGTGGCTCGAAGGGTACGTACCGACGGCGGCGGCCGCCCCGCTGCACCCCAACCAGCAGGGTGAGGCGGCCTACGCCCGCATCATCGGCGCCCACCTCCAGGGGAGCTGA